ACGCCCAGCTCGGCCACATCTCTCGCCCCGCCCCGCTCCCGCTGGGCGATCAGCACCTGCAGGCGAGTCTCCAGCAGGTACGCCTCAACCGCGGCGAACCCCAGCGCGCCCGTAGCCTCCGGCGAGCCGTCGAAACCCACCAGGACATCGCGGGCACCCCGCGCCACCGGGTCTCCGTGCATGACGATCACCGGGCAGCGAGCCCGGGAGGCGACGTGGCCGCTCACGGAGCCCACCGTCAGCCCCCGGCGCTCGCCGTGCTCCCGGCTGCCGACCACGATCAGCTCCGCGTCGGCGGACAGGTCGGTCAGCAGGGCGGACGGTGAGCCGCGGCCGATCAGTGTGTTGACCGGCACGCCGGGATGGTGCCGTCCGGCCCACGCCGCCGCGGCCTTGACCAGCCGCTGGGCGGGACGGCGGACGAGCTCGAGCGGCAGCACCTCGCCGGGCCGCTCGCGATGGGGCCGGTCCCAGGCGTGACACACGGTCAGCGGCACCCCTCTGCCGGCCGCTTCGGCACCGCCCCACCGCAGCGCCTCCCGCGCCGCGAGGGAGCCGTCGAAACCCACCACCACACCGAGATCGCTCATGTCCGTCGCCACCTCCGCCGCACACTCTCTCCCGCAGGAGTGGCGCCGTTCAGAGTCGTTCCTCCTCCAGCGGAGGGACTTCAGTCCTCCAGCAGGCCCAGCCGCCGTTGCGGCGAGCCGGGATGAAACGCGCCCCGCGGGTCCGAGCCGCACATCGGATCAAGCCGAAGCGGGCCCTTCCGTCCGGGCGGGGCCGGACGCGCCCCGCTCAGGGGCCGTGATGCGGAACACCGGAACCTGGGCGGCGATCCGCTCGAAGTCCGCCGGCGGCGCGTGCCGGTCCACCGGGATGTGCGGGCGCGCGCCCGGCGCCAATGCCAGGTAGCGGCGCAGGATGGGCGCGCGCCCGGCGGGCTGGACCTCGACCAGGCGCACGCTCCGGCGCCGGCCGTGCCGCAGCACCGCCCGGCCACCGGCCGCGCGCACGTTGAGCACCCAGTTGGTGCGCTGCCCCAGCATCGCCACCAGGTACCGCTGTCCCTGGTGGTCGGCCATCACCAGGGGGAAGGTGATGATCCGGCCCGTACGGCGGCCCCGCACCTCCAGCGTCACCAGGCGCGGCACCACTCCGCTGGAGTGCACCACGTTCCAGGCCCGGTTCATGACCCGGGCCACCCGATTCGGCCGGCCGCCGCGGTAGAGGCGGCGCAGCCAGCGCCCATGTCCCATGATCGTCCTCTCTCAGCTCGCCCACGCGCGCAGGCCGTACGACCTGCCCCGGCGGCGCAGCCCGGTGAGCGACTCCTGCTCCAGCCGGCGGACCCGCTGCGGGGTCAGCCCGAGTTTCTCGGCGACCTGCTGGGCCGTGTGCGGGGCGTGCCCGTCCAGGCCGAACCTGAGCCGCACGATCAGCGCCTGGCGCGGCTCGAGCCCGGCCACGAGGCGTCCGAGGAGCTTCTTCAGCGCCCGTTGCTCGATCAGGTGCTCGGTGGCGGGCGCCCGGTCCTCCTCGATCAGCTCGCCGAGGGTGTGGTGGTGCCGTTCCTCGCCCGCCTCGACGTCCAGGCTGGCGCAGGCGGCGGGCAGCCGCCGCAGGAAGGCCAGTCTCGCGGGTTTCTGCCCGGCCTCCTCGGCCAGCTCCCGCTCGGTCGGGACGCGTGCCAGCCGGTGCAGTGCCCGCGCTTCCGCTCGGGAGAGCTTGGCGAGCTCGTCCTGCACGGCGATGGGCAGCCGCACCATGGACGCGTGTTCCAGCCCCCGCTGGATCGCCTTGCGGATCCACCAGGTGGCGACCGTGGAGAACCGGTTGCCGCGGGTGTGGTCGAACCGCTCGACGGCCTCGATCAGCCCGAGGTTGCCGTCCTGGATCACGTCCGCCAGCGACAGGCCGCGGTGGGCGTA
The nucleotide sequence above comes from Nonomuraea gerenzanensis. Encoded proteins:
- a CDS encoding universal stress protein, yielding MSDLGVVVGFDGSLAAREALRWGGAEAAGRGVPLTVCHAWDRPHRERPGEVLPLELVRRPAQRLVKAAAAWAGRHHPGVPVNTLIGRGSPSALLTDLSADAELIVVGSREHGERRGLTVGSVSGHVASRARCPVIVMHGDPVARGARDVLVGFDGSPEATGALGFAAVEAYLLETRLQVLIAQRERGGARDVAELGVQAQGSAWNDLVSRQRAFPGLEAGVEVVDEPARGALLEAARKACLLVVGARGLGEARGLLLGSVSQAMVHHAPCPVAVVR
- a CDS encoding nitroreductase/quinone reductase family protein gives rise to the protein MGHGRWLRRLYRGGRPNRVARVMNRAWNVVHSSGVVPRLVTLEVRGRRTGRIITFPLVMADHQGQRYLVAMLGQRTNWVLNVRAAGGRAVLRHGRRRSVRLVEVQPAGRAPILRRYLALAPGARPHIPVDRHAPPADFERIAAQVPVFRITAPERGASGPARTEGPASA
- a CDS encoding sigma-70 family RNA polymerase sigma factor codes for the protein MNAEAGPLHGYLTRIGRTPLLTAAEEVALAERMEAGTRAARRLRQGGAEPGLRDTVADGQAARRHLIEANLRLVVSIAKRYAHRGLSLADVIQDGNLGLIEAVERFDHTRGNRFSTVATWWIRKAIQRGLEHASMVRLPIAVQDELAKLSRAEARALHRLARVPTERELAEEAGQKPARLAFLRRLPAACASLDVEAGEERHHHTLGELIEEDRAPATEHLIEQRALKKLLGRLVAGLEPRQALIVRLRFGLDGHAPHTAQQVAEKLGLTPQRVRRLEQESLTGLRRRGRSYGLRAWAS